CACGGCATCCATCTCCACCAAAACAACAATATCTTATTCCTTATCTCTATCTATTATGCATTACAAATTGTGGGGATTACTTCAGGCTGACAAAGATTCATTATGATGGTAATGATGATTAGATCCTGCAGAATGTATGGATGAATGATATTTTTCAAATGTTAGGGATGAGTTACTTATGAGGATTTACATGAATGGTCTATCTTACTAATACTAATTGGAGGCTAGCCTCCGTGTGAAAACAGTtgggatcctaggtggacactctaaaaaatatggaaattctagaaattctcataaaaatcagaaacatccgacCATCAATcggacaactctaatcataatagtcattagatttgaaatcttttctaataaattacccacaactgctattataaaaacagactaaagtaactccctaaatatgtgttagaatatttaatacatTATAGAGGATGTGAGATTTAGAATCACTTCTACAAAAATCTTAACTGATGCGGGTAAAAATTATTAACCGAGGTGTTTTTCGCAACCGCCTCGGATGAAAGGTCATGGTAAATGACctattttctgaggcggtttgatgctcgcctcggttaatcaaataacaaagaaaaaaaaacccatTGACGAGCCTACTGAGCCCATCTACAGGCCGGCCAAGCTCATTGACGGGTCCAGACCTGGGGATTGAGGATGTTGTTGCTGCCGGAGCTCAGGAGCCCCGCCGTGACTGGATTTGCTAGTGTGGATGCTCCTCCTATCCGAATCCATCTCCATAGGAGGGCCTACTGGTTGGATTCGTATCCGTGGGGGGCCTTACCTGGCCGGAGCGCCTGCCCGCTGCCACATCGCACTACCCACCCGCCGTAACGCGCTGTCCACCACCCGCCGCAGCGCACTATGCACCCGCTGCCAAGCGCGTCGAGGGAGGTTGGGGAAGGGCCTGCCGAGAGGGAGGTTGTGGAGGGGGTCGTCGACCATGAGTTAGGGAGGGAAAGAATATGATAGTCTCAAACCCTAACTCGGGTATATATATGGAACACTTGTAATGGGCCATCTACGCCTCTTTGGTCCTTGATATTTTCCGAGGCGGACCCTATAgggtgcccgcctcggttaatcgattAACCGAGGTATTTGGTTTAGAACAATCACCTCGGTCAAcatattaaccgagacggtcatTTTAAGGATGCTCCCTTGGTAAGTCCATTTTGAGAGGCATTTTTttaaccgtctcggttaataaaaaaatgaccgcctcggttaatcgacATCATTAAGGCGAAGTTCCTGCCCACCTCGGAGGTGTTTTAAAAAAGTCACAGTAAAtcttttttttgtagtagtgaatatGTATTTAGAATATGtatcttatttttatattaattctaattagcccttgtgggagcacgggttgataatATAAATGAGTGCTACTTGCTACTTGGGCTTATGTCTCTTAATTAGCACGTGGTCTACAAAAAATACTATTATTTTAAAATAGGGGTAGTACCCATGTGTCACGTCATTGCTAATTTGATACTCTCTCCGCCGCTAAATATGATgttttggtcaaataaattagTTTGTCCGAAGCATTATACATTTGTAGTATATTATTGTTCACTAATCTTGTAATTATACTTCAATTCGATTCAACGCTAGTCAATAATAGTTCCACCTCTGAACTCATATATTATATTTTCATCAAAGACATGATATTGGCAACCATGAGTGATACAGTTTTGTGGATAGGCTTTTTTGTAATAGCGAAATATAGTTTGCAATATAGCAATATATCAAACACTGGCGGACAGTAATTTTACCATCTAACAATCCCGCAGAGTAATAACTATGTGGTGGGATCAAGACACATTATTCATTCGATAGTAGTTTAAAATTCAAACTGCCACTAAGTTATTCTACCATGTTAAATATGTAGTTTTGACATAATTAACTGACTTCTATAAGTGTATGGTAAAACTATGTTATTTTTCTCTTGAAATGAATGTTCTTACCAATTTTCACTTGTTAACATCTATCTATACACACAGTCGTAAACTCATGCTCCATTTGTATTTATTTTGTGATGATGGAAAATATCATGACTCTCTGGCATAGTGATGTTTTACATACTACTAATTGGCCTGGCTACTGTGCAGGTAGTTGGAAACGGAAATGATGAAGACCAGATTGAACTGCTCAAGGATATCGGAATGGAAATTATAACAAAATGTGATTATTTACCACTTGCTGTGAAAGTAATGGGAGGTCTCTTACGTCAAAAAACAGCAAGGAGACGGGAGTGGGAAAATGTCCTAAATGACTCGATATGGTCAGTATCCCAAATGCCTGAAGAGCTGAACTATGCAATATATCTTAGCTATGAAGATTTAAGTTCTAGTTTGAAGCCTTGCTTTCTTCACTACTCACTCCTTCCCAAGAGCAGAGGGTTCTTCTCTTATGAGATCATTGGCATGTGGATTAGTGAAGGATTTGTTCATGGAACCTCACGTGACTTGGAGGAAATAGGAAAAGAGTACTACGATGAGTTGATACAGAGGAACCTTATTGAGCCTGATATAAGCTATGCTGAAAAAGTAGTTTGCAATATGCATGATGTTGTCCGCTCATTTGCTCAATACATGGCTAGAAATGAAGCACTAGTAGCACAGAACAACAAAGCTGATATTGCTGACAAAATCAATTCACAAAAGTTTCTTCGCTTATCGCTGGAAACAAGAGGATCAGAATCAGATGAGTTAGAGTGGTATTCATTACAAGGACAGACATCACTAAGAACACTATTATCAGTTGGGCCTATAAAAATCAAGCCTGGTGATTCATTCCTTGTTTTTTCGAATTTACGGACATTATATGTAGTAGATGCAAATTTTGATGCATTAGTTGAATATTTGAATCAACTCAAACACTTGAGGTATTTATCCATAAAAGAAACCAATACATCTAGGCTACCAGGAAGCATTGGTAAGATGAAATTCCTGGAGTATATTAGCCTTCGTGGTTGTAAGAGTTTGGTAAATCTTCCAAATTCCATTGTAACACTGCAACACTTGAGGTTTCTTAACCTTGGTGACACAGGAATAAGCAGCATACCAAAGGATTTTCATGGTCTAACAAATCTAAGGATTTTATATGGGTTTCCAGCGCACATGGATGGTGATTGGTGCAGTATTGAAGAATTGGGACCCCTCTGCCAGCTAACTGAACTTAATATAAGTGGCCTAGAGAACGTGTCTTCGTCCTCATTCGCAAAAAAGGCCAGGATTGGTGACAAGGTGCGGTTGGAATATCTGTTCTTAGAATGCACAAGTAGAATTGAACATGATGGCCAGCTGgtaaaagatgaagaaggcattcctgaggagcagcagcaacaaattGAGGAGGTATTTAATGAGCTCCAACCTCCGTCAAGTTTAGAATCCCTCAATATCAGTGGGTACTTTGGTCAGCGGCTCCCAAGGTGGATGATGTCGACAGCACTTGTGCCCCTTGGGAGCTTGAGGATTCTTACAATGCATAACCTAGCCTGCTGCACAGAACTTCCTAATGGCTTGTGTCAGCTCCCCTGCTTGGAATTCCTACAGATTGTGCATGCTCCAGCGATCAAGCGTTTTGGGCCTGAATTCCTACAACCAAACCATCACTGCCACAACCATTCCCAGGTAGGGGTTTCATTTCCCAGATTGAGTGAGCTGAATTTTGATGGACTGATCGAGTGGGAGGAATGGGAGTGGGAGCTTCAAGTGAAAGCCATGCCCATGTTGGAGGAGCTTAAACTCGAGAAGTGCAAGTTGAGGCGCGTGCCTCCTGGCCTTGCCTTCCACGCAAGAGCTTTGAAGAAACTATACATATATGATGTGAAGCACCTAAGCTCCTTGGAGAACTTTACTTCGGTTGTTCACCTCGACGTGTTTAGAAACGCTGACCTGGAGAGGATCAGTAATCTACCAAAACTGCAGAAGCTCGTCATCGTTATGTGCCCAAAGATGAAGGTATTGGAAGGCGTGGCTGCACTACAAAAACTCGGTCTGGAGGATTATGACATCGAAACAGTCCCAAGATACCCGCAAGATGTAACGCCAAGGCAATTGCTGCTAGACTGCAGCTTACCGCTACTTACTTCCATAGCTGCAGGGAAAACTAGCCGTGAGTGGGACAAGTTCAAACATATCCAGCAAGTCAAGGCATATGCAGGCGATGAAGGTGTTCAGAGAAAATGGTACGTGCTATACACAGGACATCCTTTCCGCTTCGAGACCAATATCAGCCGCTCCGCCATTCTCCAATGTAAGTTAAACTGCAGCTGCTTCATCTAATATATTTTATTTGCAGATACTTTGTTATGCTTGCTCTAATTTCTTGATTTCCTGTTGTGGAATAAATATATCATCCACAGCGCGCAACAAGCGCAAGTGGCTTGCTTACAGCGCCACGTGCACCATTGAAGACGAGTGGCCGGTAGGACGACGTGCGTCTACCGACAAACGTCAGCCCCTGTGCCTACGCTTCAGGTAAATTTGCCTCACGTGTTGTTCCATTAATTTCAGTTGACTGCCCTGCTGTTTCATCAAGTGATTCCCGTGGATTAAGCGTGCCTATTCATCCAGTGTAACATATTTGGGCATGGATCCTATATATGTGCAGGTGCAATGCTTATCGCCATTTAATTCTCTGGTTGTGTC
The genomic region above belongs to Panicum virgatum strain AP13 chromosome 8N, P.virgatum_v5, whole genome shotgun sequence and contains:
- the LOC120685903 gene encoding disease resistance protein RGA2-like isoform X1 encodes the protein MAGVLDALASYVQNMLTEMARDEVHMLLGVTGEIEKMDIKLKDLKNFLVDADRRSITDQSVQAWVLELREAMYDATNILDICQLKAMERGPSHDDGCFNPLLFCLRNPIHAHKIGNRIKNLNQRLEDIKKRSLDFNFINLNSYEDRSRRVASSRPGSRQTSGELDESSLVGENIEEDTRNLVEILTTKALSNRENNKILVYAIVGVGGIGKTTLAKKIFNHDIIKQEFAQKIWLSVNQDVNEIELLRRAIIEVGGDHQSVGNTRGALERALKEALNGQKILLVMDDVWKHQVWEDVLQTPLVSAALAHGSRVLITTRHDMVARGIMATKPYHYVNKLDPEDAWLLLKKKVVGNGNDEDQIELLKDIGMEIITKCDYLPLAVKVMGGLLRQKTARRREWENVLNDSIWSVSQMPEELNYAIYLSYEDLSSSLKPCFLHYSLLPKSRGFFSYEIIGMWISEGFVHGTSRDLEEIGKEYYDELIQRNLIEPDISYAEKVVCNMHDVVRSFAQYMARNEALVAQNNKADIADKINSQKFLRLSLETRGSESDELEWYSLQGQTSLRTLLSVGPIKIKPGDSFLVFSNLRTLYVVDANFDALVEYLNQLKHLRYLSIKETNTSRLPGSIGKMKFLEYISLRGCKSLVNLPNSIVTLQHLRFLNLGDTGISSIPKDFHGLTNLRILYGFPAHMDGDWCSIEELGPLCQLTELNISGLENVSSSSFAKKARIGDKVRLEYLFLECTSRIEHDGQLVKDEEGIPEEQQQQIEEVFNELQPPSSLESLNISGYFGQRLPRWMMSTALVPLGSLRILTMHNLACCTELPNGLCQLPCLEFLQIVHAPAIKRFGPEFLQPNHHCHNHSQVGVSFPRLSELNFDGLIEWEEWEWELQVKAMPMLEELKLEKCKLRRVPPGLAFHARALKKLYIYDVKHLSSLENFTSVVHLDVFRNADLERISNLPKLQKLVIVMCPKMKVLEGVAALQKLGLEDYDIETVPRYPQDVTPRQLLLDCSLPLLTSIAAGKTSREWDKFKHIQQVKAYAGDEGVQRKWYVLYTGHPFRFETNISRSAILQSRNKRKWLAYSATCTIEDEWPVGRRASTDKRQPLCLRFRCNAYRHLILWLCRECLHCNEANRIATLSDQWTEAAVYPACRRIRRHSRQQL
- the LOC120685903 gene encoding disease resistance protein RGA2-like isoform X2, translated to MAGVLDALASYVQNMLTEMARDEVHMLLGVTGEIEKMDIKLKDLKNFLVDADRRSITDQSVQAWVLELREAMYDATNILDICQLKAMERGPSHDDGCFNPLLFCLRNPIHAHKIGNRIKNLNQRLEDIKKRSLDFNFINLNSYEDRSRRVASSRPGSRQTSGELDESSLVGENIEEDTRNLVEILTTKALSNRENNKILVYAIVGVGGIGKTTLAKKIWLSVNQDVNEIELLRRAIIEVGGDHQSVGNTRGALERALKEALNGQKILLVMDDVWKHQVWEDVLQTPLVSAALAHGSRVLITTRHDMVARGIMATKPYHYVNKLDPEDAWLLLKKKVVGNGNDEDQIELLKDIGMEIITKCDYLPLAVKVMGGLLRQKTARRREWENVLNDSIWSVSQMPEELNYAIYLSYEDLSSSLKPCFLHYSLLPKSRGFFSYEIIGMWISEGFVHGTSRDLEEIGKEYYDELIQRNLIEPDISYAEKVVCNMHDVVRSFAQYMARNEALVAQNNKADIADKINSQKFLRLSLETRGSESDELEWYSLQGQTSLRTLLSVGPIKIKPGDSFLVFSNLRTLYVVDANFDALVEYLNQLKHLRYLSIKETNTSRLPGSIGKMKFLEYISLRGCKSLVNLPNSIVTLQHLRFLNLGDTGISSIPKDFHGLTNLRILYGFPAHMDGDWCSIEELGPLCQLTELNISGLENVSSSSFAKKARIGDKVRLEYLFLECTSRIEHDGQLVKDEEGIPEEQQQQIEEVFNELQPPSSLESLNISGYFGQRLPRWMMSTALVPLGSLRILTMHNLACCTELPNGLCQLPCLEFLQIVHAPAIKRFGPEFLQPNHHCHNHSQVGVSFPRLSELNFDGLIEWEEWEWELQVKAMPMLEELKLEKCKLRRVPPGLAFHARALKKLYIYDVKHLSSLENFTSVVHLDVFRNADLERISNLPKLQKLVIVMCPKMKVLEGVAALQKLGLEDYDIETVPRYPQDVTPRQLLLDCSLPLLTSIAAGKTSREWDKFKHIQQVKAYAGDEGVQRKWYVLYTGHPFRFETNISRSAILQSRNKRKWLAYSATCTIEDEWPVGRRASTDKRQPLCLRFRCNAYRHLILWLCRECLHCNEANRIATLSDQWTEAAVYPACRRIRRHSRQQL